GCGACATCACCCATGAGCGCATCAACGGCTTCCACCGGTCGATCCGCTTTCCCAAGCTGGTCTTCCATCGCACGCTGGCCGGGACGCCGCATCTCGGCTATTGCCACATCACCGTCGCCAACAGCCGCTTCGCGGAATTCGAAAATGTGCAATGGGCCTTCTACATGGCCAATTTCCTGGCCGAGATCGGCGACGAGGACCAGTTCTTCGCCGGCATATCACGCAAGCCCGGCCGCATGTATTTCGCCGTCGCCATCGCCCCGACCGAGGAGGAAGGCCGCCTCACGATCGACCGCACGGTGCGCGGCAACGGCGTGATCTTCCGCACGGACGATCCGAAGCTGGCGATGAAGAACGTGCTGATGCTCGGCGCGCGCGACGAGGCGCTGCGCAAGGTCATCCAGACGCTGTAGTCCATTCACGACGCCCGGTAGAGCATCCATTCCTTGCCGGCCGGCACCTCGTCGCCGCGGCCGTAGACGACCGTCTGGTCGCCGCCCGCCGCCTTCGCCTCGGCAAGCGCCCGCTCGCAGGCGGATGTCAGGTCGAGCGCGCTTTCCGCCCGGTCCGACATGCAAAGCCCCGTCGACAGCGTGAGGTTGCCGAGATTGCGCCCGGTGCGCGGATCGCGCAGCGCCACGGTCTGGAAGGCCGCGCGCAGGAGATCGACGAGCCGCGTCGCCTCGCCCTCGTCCGCCGTCTGGAAGAGGAAGCCGAAGCGCAGGCCGTCGAAGCGCACGGCAAGGTCGCTTGCCGGGAAGGCCTGGCGGATGAGCCCGCCGTAGAAGGTCACGAGATGGTCCGAGAGCGCCTCGATCTGGCCGGACGTGAAGCGGCGCTCGGCATCGACCTCGGCGATCGCCACGCCGCAGAGCATGGGCAACTCCGGATTGGCATAGACGCGGGCGAGCGCCTTGTTGAAGGCGCGGCGGTTGCCGAGCTTCGTCGGCGGATCGACGAATTTCATCGCCTCGAATTCCGCCATCTCCTTCTGGATGCCGTCCATCACGGCCGATTGCGCGGCGACCTTCTCCGCCATTTCCGCCGTGTGGCTGACGCGCAGCTCCGTCGCCCGCTGCAGGGCTTCGAGCGAACTGCCGAGCGCGCCTTCGCCAAGGCCGCCGGCATTGCGGATGACCTGCGAGGCCTCGCCGATCAGGCGGCCATAATCGTTGAGCGAGGACCTTTCCTGGCTGAGCAGGTCCATGAAGTTGCTCATCTCGTTGCTGATGGCGCCCGCCGAGCGCTGCAAAACGCTCGCCTCGTGCTGGTGCGGCAGGTACTTGCGGCCGAGCTCGTCGAGCGCCGCCTGGGTCTTGTACTTGCCGAGCGCGATGAAATCGCGCACGAGGTCCGGATTGCTGCCCGCATAGGCCTCGTAGACCAGCTCGTAATTGCGCGGCAGGCCGTCGATGCCCATCTGCTTCATCGCCGCTGCGATCCTGAGCGTGATATCGGTCGTCGAGGATTTCTTCTGAGCCATGGAACGGGAACCTGCCTGCGGGAATTCTCAGCCTTCCATAACAGGCGGCTCTTTCGACCGCTCTAATCCGGTCGCTCGAATTTTAGCCAAGCGCTTCGGCCTTGGCATTGCCGGCCAAAGCCCTGTAAAGGAAGCCGAAAGCGACGGAAGGACGACATGGCGGATATCGTTGACACGCGGACGGATGCGGAGACGGCGCTGGCGCGCGCCGTGGAAACCCTCGGACGGGGCGTTCCCGTCGCCATTCCGACGGAAACCGTCTACGGCCTTGCCGCCGACGCCACCAATCCGCAGGCGATCACCCGCATCTATGAAATGAAGGGCCGCCCGCGCTTCAACCCGCTGATCTGCCACATGGCGGATCTCGCCATGGCGGAGCGGCACGCGATCTTCGACCCGCTGTCGCGCCGCCTCGCCGAAGCTTTCTGGCCCGGCCCGCTGACGCTTGTCGTGCCCGTCCGCCCCGAAAGCCCCATCCATCCGCTGGCCCGCGCCGGGCTCGACACCGTCGGCATCCGCGTGCCGACCGGCATCGCCAGCCGCCTGCTCGCCGCCTTCGACCGGCCGCTCGCCGCCCCGAGCGCCAACACCTCCGGCCGCATCAGCCCGACCACCGCCCGCCACGTCGCCGACGATTTCGGCGACCGGCTGGAACTGGTGCTCGACGGCGGCGCGGCGAAAGTCGGCCTCGAATCCACCATCCTCAAGGTCGAGGGCGAGACGATCCGGCTGCTGCGGCCCGGCGGGCTCGACGCCGCCGAGATCGAGCGCGTCATCGGCCGTCCCGTCACGCGCAACGACAAGGCCGGCGCGACGATCGTGGCCCCCGGCATGCTCGCCTCGCACTATGCCCCCGATGCGCCGGTGCGGCTCGACGCGAGCGACGTGAAACCCGGCGAGGTGCTCATCCGTTTCGGCGGCAAGGCGCTTCCCGGCGAGGCCGAAGCCGCGCTGGTGCTCGACCTCAGTCCCGCCGGCGACCTTGCCGAAGCCGCCACCAACCTCTTCGGCTACATGAAGAAGGCCGATGCCGTGGGCGCGCGCTCCATCGCCTTCTCGCCGATCCCGGCGACCGGCCTCGGCGAAGCGATCAACGACCGCCTGCAGCGCGCCGCCGCCCCGAGAAGCTGAGAGAAACAAGATGGTCCAGGCAAAGCTCTCCCCCGATCTCATCGCCCGCTTCGCGGACATCACCGGCCCAAGCTATGCGCTCTCCGACGACGGGGACATCGCCCCCTATCTCGTCGAAAGCCGCGGGCTCTATCACGGCACATCGCCGCTGGTGCTGCGGCCGGGCTCGGTGCAGGAAGTCTCGGCGATCCTCGCGCTCGCCACCGAAACGCGCACCGCCATCGTGCCGCAGGGCGGCAATACCGGCCATGTCGGCGGCAGCGTGCCGCGCGAGGGGGCGGCGGACGTGGTGCTCTCGCTCTCGCGCCTCAATCGCATCCGCGACGTCGATCCGGTCGGCAACGTGATCGTCGCGGACGGCGGCTGCGTGCTGGCGGAGATTCACAAGGCGGCCGAGGCCGTCGACCGGCTCTTCCCGCTGTCGCTCGGCTCGGAGGGTTCCTGCCAGATCGGCGGCAATCTCTCCACCAATGCCGGCGGCACCGCCGTGCTCGCCTATGGCAACATGCGTCACCTCTGCCTCGGCCTGGAGGTCGTGCTGCCGACCGGCGAAGTCTGGAACGGCCTTCGCCGGCTGAAGAAGGACAATACCGGCTACGACCTGCGCGACCTCTTCATCGGCGCGGAGGGCACGCTCGGCGTCATTACCGGCGCGGTGCTGAGGCTCTTCCCCCGCCCGCTCGGCCACGAGGTCGCCTTTGCCGGCCTGAAGTCGGTGAAGGACGCGCTCGCCCTCTTCGAGCGCGCCTCCCGCCGCTGCGGCACGGCGCTCACCGGCTTCGAGCTGATGCCGCGCCTCGGCGTCGATTTCACCACGCGGCACATTCCCGGCGTGCGCGATCCGCTCGCGACGCGGCACGACTGGTACGTGCTGATCGACATCTCCACCTCCGACGCCGCCGAGACAGCGACGCGCATGATGGAGGCGCTGCTGGCCGAGGGCATCGAGGCGGGGCTGGTGGAGAACGCCGTCATCGCTTCAAGCGGGGAACAGCGCAAGGCCCTGTGGCACATGCGCGAGAGCATGTCGCCGGCGCAGAAGCCCGAGGGTGGCTCGATCAAGCACGACGTCTCCGTGCCGGTCTCCTCCATCCCGGATTTCATGGCGGAGGCGGATGCGGCCGTGATGGCGGCGATCCCCGGCGCGCGCATCTGCTCCTTCGGCCATATGGGCGACGGCAACATCCACTACAACATTTCCCAGCCCGTGGGCGCGGACAAGCAGGCCTTCCTGGACCGCTGGCGCGAGATCAACCACCTCGTCCACGGCATCGTGCTGAAATATCACGGCTCGATTTCCGCCGAGCACGGCATCGGCCAGTTGAAGCGCGACGAGCTTGCCGCCGTGCGCGAGCCGATCGAGATGGACCTGATGCGAAGGGTCAAGCACGCCTTCGACCCCGCCGGCATCATGAATCCCGGCAAGGTCGTGGCCGGCTGATCAGGACCCGCCCGGGCGCAGCTGCGCCAGCGACATCATGAGGTCGGCGCTGATGCCGGAGGAGCCGGAGCTGGTCAGCACCGAAAGGGCAGGATCGGTATTCGTCTGGTTGTCGAGGTCGTAGAGGACCGAGAACTTCACGATCATCTTCGAAACCGCTTCGGGGTCCTGCAGGTCCTTGAGCTCGAGATGGCGCTTGATCATCTCCGCCTGCGCATCGATATCGGCGCTGCCGATCTCGTCGGGCAGCTGGTAGATCACCTTGAAGACCTCGAACAGCGCGTCGTCGGCGAGGATGTCGTAGGGGCTGGTGATCGTCTCGGCCTTGCGCTGGAAATAGAGCGCGAGGCGCACGCCGGCATTGTCGTCGCCGGCCTCTTCCTCCAGCATCTGCTGCACGTGGCTGTCGATCGTCTCGTAGATGCCGCGGCGCGACTGGATCTCCGCGTCGTCCGGCTGCGTGACCTTGCCCTCGGCATTGAAGTTGAAGGAGGCGACGATCTTGCGATAGGCGCGGTCCGCCTGCTGGTTGGCGAAGCTCTTCGGGTCGTCGAGGTCGGAAGTGAAGATCTTCTGCATGAAGGTGGCGTCGACGCTTTCCGGATCGATGCCGTTCGCCGTCAGCACGAAGGAGACGAGGCGGTCGTCGGCAAGGAAATCCTCGACGGACTCCACCTTCTGCATCTGCGTGGAGTAATATTTGGCCTCCTCCTCCGCCTTCTTCTTGTCATCCTCCGTTCCGAAACGGGATTTCACCGTCACATAGGCGCGGGACATGACGAGGATCTCGGCTTCCGACTGTGCCAGCTTCGGTGCGGTGATATTGCCGTCCGAACCGAAATTGAACGCCTTGGCGAGCTGGACAAAACGATCGTCCTTGAGCTGGTACACATAGCTCTTGGGATCGTTGAGGTCGCTTTGCATCACCTTCTTGATGGTAAAGGCGGAAACCTTCGCCGGGTCGATGCCGAAGGCCTTCAACGCAAAGTTATAGATGGAGGCTTCGCCGACGAAGTCCTTCACGGTCTTCACCGCGCCGATCTGGCTCTTGAACTGCTTGATGGCGGTCGCGTCGGCCTCGTCGTCCTTGTCGTTGTAATGGATCATGTAGGCGTTCGTGGCGGTGGCGGTCTGCGCCGCCGTCTGCGCGGTCTGGCCGGCGGCGAGCGTGCCGTCCTCCTGGAAATTGAAGGCGGCGCGCAGCGCGACGTATTTGGCCTTGTCGGCACCGCCGAACAGGTTGATGTAGCTGGTCGCGTTATCCGGGTCGGGGTCGCTCGTCAGGATATTGGCGATCGTGGAGCTGACGACGGACGCCTTGTTGAGGTCGAAGGCAACCTTGATGTAGTTCAGCAGGCGCGGGTCGTTGACGAGTTCGCTCGCCGTCGTCACGCTGCCGATGCGGCTTTCGAAATAGTCCTTGTTGATCAGCGCCGCCTCGGAGGTCACGCGCGGATTGGAGAGCGTGTAGAGCTGGTTCGTGGCTGCCTTCTGGTCCGCGTCCTGCACGGTGCCGGCCGTCGCCGTCCCGTCGCTGGCGAAATTGTAGGCTTCCGCCAGCGCGCGATATTTCTCGGCCGTGACGATGATGGCGCTCTGCCGGCTGATTTCCGCCTTGAGCTCGGCGATCCGCGCCTTGTTGGCGTCGTTGGAAGGAAGGGTCGACAGCTCGCTGTTCGCAGCCTGGATCGCCGCCACGGCATCCGTCTCGCGGGCGCCGAACTCGGTACTGAAATAGCTGGCGGGATCGTCGGGATCGCTGCCGAGGACCCCGCGCACCACCTCCCGCGAATAGGTGTTCGGATCGATGCCGAAGGCGGTGAACACGTAGTTGCGCAGGCGGTCGTTGTTGATGAGCTGGTCGGCACTCGTCACCGTGTCGATGACGACATTGTAATAGCGGGTCTCCTCCTTGAGCGCCGCGCCGGCATTGGCGGCGGTGGCGGAATAGAGGCCGATGATGGAATCGAGCTGCGTTTCGGTCTGCGCCGTCGCGGTCGAGGGCGTGAAGCTGAAGGCGCTGGCGAAATCGCGGTAGCGCGTGTCCGTCAGCTTGTTGGCGAAGCTGTTGGCATCCGTCAGGTCGCTGTCCAGCACCTGGCGCATGAAGGCCTTCGCATAGGTCATCTCCTCCAGGCCATAGGCCTTCATGGCATAGGAATAGAGCCGGTAGTCGTCGAGGAATTCGTCGACCGAGGAAACCTTGCCGATATTCTCCCTGTAGTAATCGGCATCGCGCGCATTGGTCGCCTCGGCCGCGGTGCGGTTCAGCGACTTCAGCATGTCCTTCGCGATGAGGTTGTAGCTCGTATAGGTCGACAGCATCGGGAAACCGTTCCTTCCAGTCACCGGCCGCGCGCGCAGGGGCCGATCGGCGCCATTGTCGCCCGCGAGGCTTGTCCCGGCCTGTCGGACCATGGCTCGAATGCGCCGGCCTGCGTTCACCTCTCCTAAACCCTGGCCCGTGCGGTTTTGCTAACCATCAGGAACTGCAAAGTTTTCTTAACCGCGATTTTTAAGCGGCATGGAAGGGGGCGCGCCTATTCTCCCCCTCAGAGGACGCAAAGTCCCAATGAGAAGACCGGACACCGGCTCTCAAGGAAAACAAGGGCGAAAGACATGCTGAATACCGTTTCCAAGCCGGCCTGGGCCGGCAGCACGCTCCGGCTCGATCCCAAGCGCTTCCCGCAGCAGGTGACCTTCGAGCTGCGCACCGAGGGAACCGACGCCACGATCACCCTCGACGAGCGCGGCGCCGTGCTGCGCAAGGTGCTTCCCTCCAGCGGCCTGCCGCTGTCCATCGCACTGCCGGCCCGCGCCTTCAAGGGCGTCGCCGCCCGCGCCATCGACCATGGCAACGGCGACGTAACCGTCACGCTCGAGCTGCATCACGACGACCCGGACCTCTGCATCCCGCTGCTGGTGGCGCACGACCTCTGCGACATCGCCGCCGACTGGCGCAGCTGGGCCGAGGCCTACCGCATTCCCATGCTGATGGTGGAAGCCGACGGCGTCGCCCGCCCGCTCGACGACAACCTGACGGTCGGCAGCCGCCCCGCAAAACCGCGCCGCCGCCATTCCTACTTCGCAGATCGCCGCCCCCGCTTCCTCGTGCGCCGCACGACCGGCAAGCTCGGCGTCCAGATGAAGATCGACGGCCGGGAGATCATCGCCCGCCGTTGAGCCTGCGATGAATGCATGACCTCTGGAAAGCCGGCCGTTCCCTGCGGTCGGCTTTTCCGCGTCCGGCTCAGGCGAAGGGAATGGCGACCGCCAGAGCGAGGAAGATGGCGAAGCCGACGACGTGATTGAACTTGAACAGCGCAAGGCACTGCACCGGATCGTCTATATCGAGCGACCGGATCTGCCAGGCGAGCATCAAAGCGGCGGCCGCAAGGCCGAGCCAGCCGATGATGCCGACGCCGGCCAGCCAGAAGGACAGCGCGATGAGCGCCACCGTCAGGCCGTAGAGACCGACGAGCCATTGCCGGGTCTTGTCGCCGAAGAGGCGGGCGGTGGAGCGCACGCCGATCAGCGCGTCGTCCTCCTTGTCCTGGTGGGCATAGATCGTGTCGTAGCCGATGGTCCAGGCGATCGCGGCGATGTAGAGCGCGACGGGCGCGAGCGACAGCGTGCCGAAGACCGCCGCCCAGCCCATCAGCGCGCCCCAGGAGAAGGCCATGCCGAGGAAGAATTGCGGCCAGTCGGTGAAGCGCTTGGCGAAGGGATAGATCGCGACGATCAGCAGCGAGGCCACGCCGAGCCCGATGGAGAAGAGATTGAACTGCAGGAGGACGACGAGGCCGACAAGCGCCTGCAGCACGATGAAGACCTTCGCCTGCCGGCGCGTGACGCGGCCGGACGGCAGCGGGCGCGAGCGGGTGCGGGCGACCGCCTGGTCGATATCGTGGTCGACGAGGTCGTTATAGGTGCAGCCCGCACCGCGCATGGCGACCGAGCCTATGAAGAACAGCAAGAGATGCGCGAGGAACCGCAGCCAGTCGAAGCTGCCGGCCGCCGCAGCGACATTGGCCGCCAGCGCCGCCGACCAGAAGCAGGGCCACATCAGGAGCTGCCAGCCGATCGGCCGGTCCCAGCGGGCAAGCTGCGCATAGGGCCAGGCCCCGCGCGGCAGGACGCGGTAGACCCAGTTATCGGAAGGCGCGTCGGAAACGCGGCCGGAATCGGAGGAGGTGCTGATCATGCACCTAGATCGCAAGCGGCCACGCCCCGGTCAAGCCGGCGCATGGCCGCAGATGGGATTCAGCGCAGCGTGAAATCGAAGCGGTAGGTGGCTGCAACGCCGATCAGGAATTGATCGCGCTCGCCGCGCTGCTTGACGAGGCTCGAATCCGCCGCCGGGCCCATGAGGCGCTTGTACTCGGCGAAGGCGCTGGTCTCGATCTTCTCGTTGACCTGCCAGGTGATCGCCGCGCCCGCGCCGACCGACTGGATGCCGCCGCCCGGATCGTAGGCGGCAAGGCCGGAGGCCGCGACCTGGCTCGGCTTCACCCGGTAATAGGCGTCCATATAGTCGTTCGACGCGACGGTAAGGCGCGGACCGGCGGACAGGCGCACGTCCGGCGTGATATCGACGAAGGCGTCGGCCGCCACATCCGCCACGATGCCGTGGTGGCTGCGGATGCCATGGCGCACCTCGCCGCGCACGCGCAGCCAGTCCGTCGGATACGCTTCCGCGAACGCACCGAGTTCGCCGCCCAGCTTCACCGGCGTCAGGCCCTTGAGGTCGGCGCTGTCATCCTCGTCGCGCGGCATGACCAGCTTGCCGGTCGCCCCTGCGCGGAAAGCGCCGTTGTCGATCAGCGCGAAGGAGGGATTGTCGTTGCGCGAGGAGAAGCGCACCGTGCTGCCAGCCTTGCCGAGCGAGATCAGCGGCGTGACCTGGAACAGATGGCCCTTGGCGCCCTCGTAGCGCGGCGCGGCGAAGCCGGCGGCTCCCACCTTCAGATACCAGTCGCCGGACCAGAAGTGCTCGCCGTCGCCTGCAAGGGCGGAAATGGGCGCAAGAAGAAAGGCGGCCGCAGTCATTGCGGCCGGGAAACGGATACTCAAGACACAATCCTCGCTTTGCCGACGCACCCGCCGCGGGGCGCCGAAACCTTTGATTGCACGAACATTAGCCACGTTTCATTACCGATTCGCTAACCATTCGCCAGCTTTCGAAGGTGAAATGATTCGTGCGAGTTCCCGGCACCGAGCGGGAATTCCTTCATCGCACCACCGAGGAAAAGGGCGCCGCAATGCTCCCGAGCGCCGCGGCCCTTGACCTTTCGCCCCCGTCCCCTTAACCCGCCAGCAACAAGCATCAGGTCGAGGGTACGGGCATGAAGGTTCTGTTGATCGGATCGGGCGGACGCGAGCACGCCCTTGCCTGGAAGCTGGCGCAATCGCCCCTCCTCACCACGCTCTACGCCGCCCCCGGCAATCCCGGCATCGCCGAATGCGCGACGCTGGTATCCCTCGATATCGAGGACCATGCGGCGGTCTCCGCCTTCTGCCGCGAGAACGGCGTCTCCTTCGTGGTCGTCGGCCCGGAAGCCCCGCTCGTCGCGGGCCTTGCCGACGTGCTGCGCGCGGCCGGCATCGATGTCTTCGGGCCTTCGGCCGCCGCCGCCCAGCTCGAAGGCTCCAAGGGCTTCACCAAGGACCTCTGCGCCAAATACGATATCCCGACCGGCGCCTACCAGCGCTTCACCGACGCCGCCTCCGCCAGGGCCTATATCGAGGCCGAGGGCGCGCCGATCGTCATCAAGGCGGACGGGCTTGCCGCCGGCAAGGGCGTGACCGTTGCCATGACGCTGCCCGAGGCTCTGGCCGCCGTCGACGACTGCTTCGACGGCGCTTTCGGCGCGGCCGGCGCGGAAGTCGTCGTGGAAGCCTTCCTCGACGGCGAGGAAGCGAGCTTCTTCTGCCTTTGCGACGGCGTGAACGCGCTGCCGCTCGCCTCCGCGCAGGACCACAAGCGCGTCGGCGACGGCGACACCGGCCCGAATACCGGCGGCATGGGCGCCTATTCGCCGGCCCCGGTGATGACCCCCGGCATGGTCGAGCGCACGATGAAGGAGATCATCGAGCCGACGATCCGCGGCATGGCGGCGGACGGCCATCCCTTCCAGGGCGTGCTCTTCGCCGGCCTGATGATCACCGCCAAGGGTCCGGAGCTCATCGAATACAACGTGCGCTTCGGCGATCCGGAGTGCCAGGTGCTGATGATGCGGCTCGAGAGCGACCTGCTGCCGATCCTCCACGCTGCCGCCATCGGCCGGCTCGACAAGGTCTCCGCCGAATGGCGCGACGACCCCGCGCT
The Shinella zoogloeoides DNA segment above includes these coding regions:
- a CDS encoding DUF6656 family protein → MQQTKFRYYDAVAFKRANPPRSAVHTEFLRTGRIDRSIAWSPSEKRYLSYQEVAERTGRKLERAGDITHERINGFHRSIRFPKLVFHRTLAGTPHLGYCHITVANSRFAEFENVQWAFYMANFLAEIGDEDQFFAGISRKPGRMYFAVAIAPTEEEGRLTIDRTVRGNGVIFRTDDPKLAMKNVLMLGARDEALRKVIQTL
- a CDS encoding diguanylate cyclase domain-containing protein; the encoded protein is MAQKKSSTTDITLRIAAAMKQMGIDGLPRNYELVYEAYAGSNPDLVRDFIALGKYKTQAALDELGRKYLPHQHEASVLQRSAGAISNEMSNFMDLLSQERSSLNDYGRLIGEASQVIRNAGGLGEGALGSSLEALQRATELRVSHTAEMAEKVAAQSAVMDGIQKEMAEFEAMKFVDPPTKLGNRRAFNKALARVYANPELPMLCGVAIAEVDAERRFTSGQIEALSDHLVTFYGGLIRQAFPASDLAVRFDGLRFGFLFQTADEGEATRLVDLLRAAFQTVALRDPRTGRNLGNLTLSTGLCMSDRAESALDLTSACERALAEAKAAGGDQTVVYGRGDEVPAGKEWMLYRAS
- a CDS encoding L-threonylcarbamoyladenylate synthase, producing MADIVDTRTDAETALARAVETLGRGVPVAIPTETVYGLAADATNPQAITRIYEMKGRPRFNPLICHMADLAMAERHAIFDPLSRRLAEAFWPGPLTLVVPVRPESPIHPLARAGLDTVGIRVPTGIASRLLAAFDRPLAAPSANTSGRISPTTARHVADDFGDRLELVLDGGAAKVGLESTILKVEGETIRLLRPGGLDAAEIERVIGRPVTRNDKAGATIVAPGMLASHYAPDAPVRLDASDVKPGEVLIRFGGKALPGEAEAALVLDLSPAGDLAEAATNLFGYMKKADAVGARSIAFSPIPATGLGEAINDRLQRAAAPRS
- a CDS encoding FAD-binding oxidoreductase, with amino-acid sequence MVQAKLSPDLIARFADITGPSYALSDDGDIAPYLVESRGLYHGTSPLVLRPGSVQEVSAILALATETRTAIVPQGGNTGHVGGSVPREGAADVVLSLSRLNRIRDVDPVGNVIVADGGCVLAEIHKAAEAVDRLFPLSLGSEGSCQIGGNLSTNAGGTAVLAYGNMRHLCLGLEVVLPTGEVWNGLRRLKKDNTGYDLRDLFIGAEGTLGVITGAVLRLFPRPLGHEVAFAGLKSVKDALALFERASRRCGTALTGFELMPRLGVDFTTRHIPGVRDPLATRHDWYVLIDISTSDAAETATRMMEALLAEGIEAGLVENAVIASSGEQRKALWHMRESMSPAQKPEGGSIKHDVSVPVSSIPDFMAEADAAVMAAIPGARICSFGHMGDGNIHYNISQPVGADKQAFLDRWREINHLVHGIVLKYHGSISAEHGIGQLKRDELAAVREPIEMDLMRRVKHAFDPAGIMNPGKVVAG
- a CDS encoding DUF1217 domain-containing protein, whose product is MLSTYTSYNLIAKDMLKSLNRTAAEATNARDADYYRENIGKVSSVDEFLDDYRLYSYAMKAYGLEEMTYAKAFMRQVLDSDLTDANSFANKLTDTRYRDFASAFSFTPSTATAQTETQLDSIIGLYSATAANAGAALKEETRYYNVVIDTVTSADQLINNDRLRNYVFTAFGIDPNTYSREVVRGVLGSDPDDPASYFSTEFGARETDAVAAIQAANSELSTLPSNDANKARIAELKAEISRQSAIIVTAEKYRALAEAYNFASDGTATAGTVQDADQKAATNQLYTLSNPRVTSEAALINKDYFESRIGSVTTASELVNDPRLLNYIKVAFDLNKASVVSSTIANILTSDPDPDNATSYINLFGGADKAKYVALRAAFNFQEDGTLAAGQTAQTAAQTATATNAYMIHYNDKDDEADATAIKQFKSQIGAVKTVKDFVGEASIYNFALKAFGIDPAKVSAFTIKKVMQSDLNDPKSYVYQLKDDRFVQLAKAFNFGSDGNITAPKLAQSEAEILVMSRAYVTVKSRFGTEDDKKKAEEEAKYYSTQMQKVESVEDFLADDRLVSFVLTANGIDPESVDATFMQKIFTSDLDDPKSFANQQADRAYRKIVASFNFNAEGKVTQPDDAEIQSRRGIYETIDSHVQQMLEEEAGDDNAGVRLALYFQRKAETITSPYDILADDALFEVFKVIYQLPDEIGSADIDAQAEMIKRHLELKDLQDPEAVSKMIVKFSVLYDLDNQTNTDPALSVLTSSGSSGISADLMMSLAQLRPGGS
- a CDS encoding DUF6101 family protein, coding for MLNTVSKPAWAGSTLRLDPKRFPQQVTFELRTEGTDATITLDERGAVLRKVLPSSGLPLSIALPARAFKGVAARAIDHGNGDVTVTLELHHDDPDLCIPLLVAHDLCDIAADWRSWAEAYRIPMLMVEADGVARPLDDNLTVGSRPAKPRRRHSYFADRRPRFLVRRTTGKLGVQMKIDGREIIARR
- the ubiA gene encoding 4-hydroxybenzoate octaprenyltransferase — protein: MISTSSDSGRVSDAPSDNWVYRVLPRGAWPYAQLARWDRPIGWQLLMWPCFWSAALAANVAAAAGSFDWLRFLAHLLLFFIGSVAMRGAGCTYNDLVDHDIDQAVARTRSRPLPSGRVTRRQAKVFIVLQALVGLVVLLQFNLFSIGLGVASLLIVAIYPFAKRFTDWPQFFLGMAFSWGALMGWAAVFGTLSLAPVALYIAAIAWTIGYDTIYAHQDKEDDALIGVRSTARLFGDKTRQWLVGLYGLTVALIALSFWLAGVGIIGWLGLAAAALMLAWQIRSLDIDDPVQCLALFKFNHVVGFAIFLALAVAIPFA
- a CDS encoding MipA/OmpV family protein gives rise to the protein MTAAAFLLAPISALAGDGEHFWSGDWYLKVGAAGFAAPRYEGAKGHLFQVTPLISLGKAGSTVRFSSRNDNPSFALIDNGAFRAGATGKLVMPRDEDDSADLKGLTPVKLGGELGAFAEAYPTDWLRVRGEVRHGIRSHHGIVADVAADAFVDITPDVRLSAGPRLTVASNDYMDAYYRVKPSQVAASGLAAYDPGGGIQSVGAGAAITWQVNEKIETSAFAEYKRLMGPAADSSLVKQRGERDQFLIGVAATYRFDFTLR
- the purD gene encoding phosphoribosylamine--glycine ligase — encoded protein: MKVLLIGSGGREHALAWKLAQSPLLTTLYAAPGNPGIAECATLVSLDIEDHAAVSAFCRENGVSFVVVGPEAPLVAGLADVLRAAGIDVFGPSAAAAQLEGSKGFTKDLCAKYDIPTGAYQRFTDAASARAYIEAEGAPIVIKADGLAAGKGVTVAMTLPEALAAVDDCFDGAFGAAGAEVVVEAFLDGEEASFFCLCDGVNALPLASAQDHKRVGDGDTGPNTGGMGAYSPAPVMTPGMVERTMKEIIEPTIRGMAADGHPFQGVLFAGLMITAKGPELIEYNVRFGDPECQVLMMRLESDLLPILHAAAIGRLDKVSAEWRDDPALTVVMASKGYPGTYEKATPILSLPADDAATKVFHAGTALKDGQLVATGGRVLNVTAVAPTVAEAQKAAYAALDRVKWENGFCRRDIGWRAVARETA